The Deltaproteobacteria bacterium DNA segment GTCTTCGACGAAAGGTTTAAACCGCCGCCGCGTCATGATCTCCGGCGCGATCGTATCACCGGCTTGTTCCAGCCCCAGCCGGACTTGCTCCTCTAGCGCGGCCGGCGCGAGCTGCGGGCTATCCCAGAAGCTCTTCTCAACCCGCCAGGTGTTCAGCAGCACAATCCGTTTTACCCCCATGGCGGCGACGGCCGGCAGCACCTTCTTGAGGCTCTTCGGCCGCGGTAGTGCCAAGAGCAGGGTCAGCGGCAGTGCCGCCGGAGCGGGCTGATCGAGGCAGACTTCCATCTCAAGCAGTTGCGGCGACAGGTTGGTGATCAGCCCGCAGCCGCGTTGGGCATTGAGCAAGCCGACGCGTAGCCGGGCGCCGGCTTGCGCCCGGTGCACTGCGAGCACATGTTGCAGCCGCCGGCCGCTGAGTCGCACGCGGTTGGTGCCGGCCACGAAATCGTCTTCCGACAGCAAGATGAGATTCATGCGCGCCCGCGCCTCGTCTACCACGCCGCGCCGGGCGCGCCTATGCGGCTGCGCTTGAGCGCCGGTTGAATCGGCCGGGCGCTTGCGCCATTGACAACACCCGATGGAGATTCACCTCGCCAGTCTGCTCGAGGGCGCCCGCCAGGCTGAGGGCACGGTGGTGATTGTCGATGTACTGCGTGCCTTCACCACCGCCGCCGTCGCGCTGGCGCGCGGCGCGGCCAAGATCATCTTGGTGGCAGAAGTCGAAGACGCCCTCGCCCTGCGCCGGCGCGGGGCGGGCGATCGTTGCATGGGCGAGGTCGGCGGCCAGCGCCCGCCGGGTTTCGATTACGGCAACTCGCCGTTCGAGTTGTCGGCGGCGGATATCAGCGGCTTGACGTTGATACAGTCAACCCGGGCCGGCACAGTTGGTGCCGTGGCGGC contains these protein-coding regions:
- a CDS encoding 16S rRNA (uracil(1498)-N(3))-methyltransferase produces the protein MNLILLSEDDFVAGTNRVRLSGRRLQHVLAVHRAQAGARLRVGLLNAQRGCGLITNLSPQLLEMEVCLDQPAPAALPLTLLLALPRPKSLKKVLPAVAAMGVKRIVLLNTWRVEKSFWDSPQLAPAALEEQVRLGLEQAGDTIAPEIMTRRRFKPFVEDEVTELIRGSLALVAHPEAAAVCPRAVPGPVTLAVGPEGGFIPYEIDLLRAHGFTAVSLGERRLRVEHAVPALLGRLF